CTCGGCTGGGCGGAGCGGGAGCTTCTCGGCCGGAACGTGCACGAGACGGTGCACACGTGCGTCCCGCTGTCGCCCACCGGATGCCCGCTGACGCGGGTGTACGCCACCGGCGAGCCGGCGGAGATCGACAACGAGACGTACGTCCGCAGGGACGGCTCCGTCTTCCCGGTCCGGTACTCGGCCGCGCCGCTGCACGCCGGTGCGGTGGTCACCGGCGTCGTCGTGGTCTTCCGGGACACCACGGAGCAACGCCGCCGGCAGCGGCGCGAGGTCGAGGACCGCCACGACCAGAAGCTGGAATCCCTCGGCCGGCTCTCCGCCGGGCTGGCCCACGAGATCAACACGCCGATCCAGTTCGTCGGCGACAACACCCGGTTCCTCGCCGAGGCGTACCGGCAGATGCTGGAACTGCTGGTGGTCTACCGGGACTGCCTGGAGCCGGACTCCGGGCAACTGCCGTGGGAGGAGCGCAAGCGCCGGGCGACGGAGGCCGAGCGGGCCGCCGACATGGAGTACCTGACGTCCGAGGTGCCGACCGCGGTCGCGCAGAGCCTCGAGGGCATCGAGCGCGTCGCGTCGCTGGTGAAGGCGATGAAGGCGTTCAGTTTCAAGGGTACGGAGGACCGCGCGTACGCCGACCTGAACGAGGCGATCCGGACCACGCTCGCGGTGGTCCGTAACGAGGTCAAGTACGTCGCCGACGTCGTGCTCGACCTGGGCGAGATCCCCGAGATGCTGTGCCATGTCGGCGACCTCAACCAGGTCTTCCTGAATCTGCTGGTGAACGCGGCCGACGCCATGGAGGGCCGGGAGCGGCGTGGTGAGATCCGGGTGAGCACACGCGTCGAGGACCGGACCGTCGTGATCACCTTCGCCGACGACGGAGCCGGCATCCCCGAGGAGATCCAGAAATTGATCTTCGAGCCGTTCTTCACCACCAAGGCGGTCGGCAAGGGCACCGGTCAGGGCCTCGCGCTGGCCGTGGCGATCTGCGAGAAACACGGCGGCACCATCGACGTCGACTCCCGGCCCGGTGCGGGAGCCACGTTCACCCTCCGCCTGCCCATCGTCGGAAGGCGTACAGCGGCATGAGCACGCCCCGGATCGTC
This genomic window from Catenuloplanes niger contains:
- a CDS encoding two-component system sensor histidine kinase NtrB; its protein translation is MSKQAEEFRSIAVDNMADGLYTTDEQGRLTVVNPAAARMLGWAERELLGRNVHETVHTCVPLSPTGCPLTRVYATGEPAEIDNETYVRRDGSVFPVRYSAAPLHAGAVVTGVVVVFRDTTEQRRRQRREVEDRHDQKLESLGRLSAGLAHEINTPIQFVGDNTRFLAEAYRQMLELLVVYRDCLEPDSGQLPWEERKRRATEAERAADMEYLTSEVPTAVAQSLEGIERVASLVKAMKAFSFKGTEDRAYADLNEAIRTTLAVVRNEVKYVADVVLDLGEIPEMLCHVGDLNQVFLNLLVNAADAMEGRERRGEIRVSTRVEDRTVVITFADDGAGIPEEIQKLIFEPFFTTKAVGKGTGQGLALAVAICEKHGGTIDVDSRPGAGATFTLRLPIVGRRTAA